The Acidobacteriota bacterium genome segment TGCCGATGCCGCCGCGCATGCCCGGACCCTTTTCCTCCTTCTTGCCCAGGTAGACCTGAAAATAGCCCCGCCGGGAAAACACCATGAAGCCTTCGGTGCCGTAGAAGGCATTGCCGCTGTCGAAGCCGTAGCGGCCGTAGGGCGTCCAGCCGCGGTCCTCGTAGAGCAGCACCTTGTCGTCCGGATATTGGAAGGCCACCATCATGTTGTCGGGGTATTCCCGCAATCCTTTCAGGTCGATGCGGCTGCCGTGGGCAGTGATCCTGATGGGCAGGCCCTTGGGATTCAGCCCGAAACGGGCCATGTCCAGGTCGTGGCTGCCGTCGTTGCCGATGTCGCCGTTGCCGTAGTCCCGGTGCCACTGCCAATAGTTGTGAAAGCGGTTGGCGTTAAAGGGCCGCTTGGGAGCCGGGCCCAACCACAGGTCGTAGTCGACCCCGGGCGGGACCGGGCCGTCCGGAACCGGAGTGCGATGCCTGTGGCGCTGCAGGTTCCAGGCCTTGGACATCTTGACTTCCCCGATCACCCCCGCCTTCAACAGCTCACCGGCCTTGAGCGTCACCGGGCTTGAGCGCATCTGGGTGCCTTGCTGCACGATGCGGCCGTGCTTCCTGGCCGTGTCCAGTATTACCCGTCCCTCCCGAAACACGTGGCTGGCCGGTTTCTCCACGTAGAGATCCTTGCCCGCCCGCAGCGCCCGAACCGCTATGGGAGCATGCCAGTGGTGAGGGGTGGCGATCACCATGGCATCGATGGCGGGGTCGTCCAGCAGATGGCGAAAGTCGACCACCACCTTGGGCTTGCGCCCGGTGGCCTGCTTGACGGTTTCGGCGGCGCGCTCTCGGAACTTCACGTCCACGTCGCAGACCGCCAGGCAGTCCGTATCGGGCCGCGCCAGGATGCGCTTCAGATGGCTGAAACCGATCCCCCGCAGTCCGATGACGGCCATCCCCAGGCGGTCATTGGCGGACCAGGCGCGACCGGTCGCCAACACAGGGCCTAGCGCGCCCAGGGCGGCCCCTCGGGCCGACCGGGATAAAAAGGTGCGTCGGGTGAGTGGTCTCAACAGAGTTCCTCCTTGGGAAAGCACAACTACCTGTCGTCACGCCGGCTACGCAAATTCAAGCGCTTTGAACGCACTGAGGTCGACCTCTTGCCGCGCCGCCCATAAATCATGGTTGTCTTGCATCAACAGCCAACTCTCCGGAGACCGGCCAATGACTTTGGACAGCTTGAGCGCCATAGTTGGCGTCACACTGCCCTTGCCGTTGATAATACGGCTCATTACGGATTCACTGACCTGCAATTTGTAGGCGAGTTCCTTTGCGCTGATGTCAAAGGGCTCCAGGTAAACCCGCTTGATGAACACTCCTGGATGCATGGGGTTATGTTGCTGAATGCTCATTAGTGATAGTCCTCGTAGTTGACAGCATAGGCGTCACCGTCCGAAAACTCGAATACGACACGCCAGTTGCCACTCACATGGATAGCCCACTGTCCCTCCCTGTCGCCCTTTAGCGGGTGAAGACGCCAACCTGGAATGTTCATATCGTTGATGCTGAACGCGGTGTGAAGCGCCTGCAATCGCTCCTCAATTCGCGCTTTGTGGGTTGGCTGAATACCAGCTGCGCTGCCGCTGGTGAAGAATTTCTCCAATCCCTTATGCTTGAAGCTCTTGATCACCGCAACTAGTGATTTACACTTGCGCAAGTTAGAATTCAATCAAGTTCAGTATACCACTCTAGATTTCCGCTCAGCCATCGAAATTGATAGGAAAGGGCTTCGTCCAGCGCCGAACACCCTGCTTCGGTCCAGGTTACCCGGCGCTGTTGACCAACCATTTCTTGCGAAGCTCTCTGACTACCTCTTGGTGAGATATCGTCCGTCCGCCTTTGGCGTCGGCCTGGCCGCGCTCAATGGATTGCAAGACATACAAGTGGTACTGCACGTCGTCCAGACTACAGTCGTCGGGTAGACGGTCAAGTAGCGCTTGAACACTCCGCTTGACTTGCATTTCACACCTCCGCTTCCACCTTGCGAATCATCTCGTTCAGGTTGCGGTAGTTGATCTTCATGGCCTCTACGCGGGAACCGCTGGGGGGGCGGAAGTGGGTGGCCAGGGAGAGGAAGACGTCACAGCCGTGGTCGCGCATGCCGCGCAGGATGGTGAGGTAGTCCACGTCGCCGTCGCCCAGGGGCCGGTATTCGAATTTGAGCTTGTGGCCGTCGATCACGTGCAGGTCCTTGAGGTGGAGCCCGTGGAGATAGGGCCGAATGTTGCTGAAGCCGGCGGTGGCCACGTCCCACTCGCCGCAGTTCCAGCAGTCGGCCGGCCCCCACATCACCGTGAGTCGGCGGGAGCCCACCCGTTCCACCAGGCTGCGGAAGTTGCCGGTGGTGTTGGTGTAGTTCCAGGGCATCATGGAGAGGGCCACGTCCACCTGGTAGCGCTCGGCCTCCTCCGCCACCAGGGTGAAGGCCTTCACCAGCTTCTCCATGTCCACTTCGGCGATGACTCCGCCCCGGGTGAGCCAGCGCATGGGCCAGGTGGGCTTGCCGCTGGAGTACTCGCCCGGCCAGGCGAAGGTGAAGGCGCCCACGGCGCCCACGCCGATGCGGGAGGCGATCTGCATGGAGCGAACCAGGTGGTTGAAGTCCTTCTTGAACCCCTGGTGATCCGCCATGGTCTTGAGATCCAGATCGGTCAGGTGAATGTGCTTGAAGGGATTGCCGGCGTTGAGCAGAAAGATCTCAAGGCCCTGCCGCTCCACCCTCTGGGCCATGCGGTCGGCGGCTGCGTCGCTCATCTGGGCTATCTCGGTCTCGTTGAGCAGACGGTTGAACCAGACATGGTCCACCCCGATCTCTTTGGCCTGGGCCAACTCCTCGTCAAAGGGCAGCCTCAACTCGGGAATGTACATGGCCAGTCGGAAGCGGTGTCCGGTGGCGGTCTTCCCAGGCGGTCCCGAGGACCCACCGGGTGCCGAGGCGGCCCGGGCCTGGCCGGCCCCGCCGGTCAATAGAGCACCGGCGGCCACACCCAGGCCGGCGCGTTCGATGGTGGTCAGGAATTCTCTTCGTTTCATCTCATCTCTCCTTGCAGAAGGGGATCCCCGGACTACAGCCCTTCCACGCTCCAGGGTTCCCGGTAGTCCTTGGTCAACATGGCGTCGGCCCGGGCATTGTTGGAGAAGCGCTCGCTCTCCGGGTTGAAATGCAGCACCTGTGAAAGCCGGTAGGCAATCTCCCCCAGGTGGATCAGGGCGCAGGAAAGGTGGGCTTCCCGAGCGGGAGCGGTGGGGCGGGAGCGGTCGCGCACGCACTGGAGAAACTGGGCCATGTTCTGGCGACCGGTCTCGGCCAGGCTCCCTTCCTTCATGCCCTCTCCCTTGTGCTCTTTCTTGCCCATGTAGACCTGAAAATATCCTCGCCGCGAGAGCACCATGTACCCCTCGGTCCCGTAGAAGGTGTTGCCGCTGTCATAACCATGGAGCCCATAGGGCGTCCAGAGGCGTTCCTCGTAGAGGAGCACCTTTCCCTGACCATACTGGTAGGCCACCATCATGTTGTCCGGATACTCCCGCGCCCCTGCCAGGTCGATTTGGCTTCCATGGGCGGTGATGCGCTCGGGGTGAGTGTCGACGCCCAGCGCCCAGCGGGCAAGGTCCAGATCGTGGGCCCCGTCGTCGCCGATGTCTCCGTTGCTGTAGTCGCGGAAGAGTCTCCAGTTGCGATGGAATCGATTGGGGTTGAAGGGGCGGCGGGGGGCCGGACCCAGCCACATCTCGTAGTCGACTCCCTCGGGAACCGGCCCATCCGGCGCCATCGGGCGCTCGATCTGCCGCTGCACGTTCCAGGCCTTGGTCGTCTTGACCTCGCCCAGGGTCCCGGCAGCCAGGATCTCGCCGGCCCGGGCCAGCAGCGGGCTGGCCCGCATCTGGGTTCCGTGCTGAAAGATTCGATTGTATTTCCGTTCCGCCTCGACCAGCAGCTGACCCTCCCGAAAGACGTGGCTGGCGGCCTTTTCGACATAGACGTCCTTGCCGGCCTTCATGGCCCTCAGGGCCATGGGGGCGTGCCAGTGGTGGGGAGTGGCGATGACGATGGCGTCGATAGAGGAGTCGGCCAAAACGTTGCGGAAGTCGCTTTCCAGCTTGGGCGTCTGGCCTTTTGCATCCTTGACCGTCTCCGTAGCCTTCTGCAGAACCGCCGGGTCCACGTCGCAGAGGGCCACAATGTGGGCATCGGTCCGGTTGGCCAGGGTCCTGACGTGAAAGTGGCCCATGCCGTTGATGCCGATCACGGCCACATTCACCTTCTCGTTGGGCGAGCCGGATCCGGACCGGATTGCCAGAGTGCCCATCACCCCCAGAGCGGCCGATCCGCCCAGCGAGTAGGACAGGATCCTGCGACGAGTAATCGTTTTCATAGTCCTGTATCTCCGTTGACGCCGGCCGGCGGCGCCCTCTATGCCTCTACCTTCTCCCCGCATCCCGCCGCTCAATCCTGCAACCTGTGGTCGGAACTCTTGGGCGCAAACAAGATCACGACGACTCCGACCCCGTAGATGAAACTGGTCACCCTTCCGATGCGGGCATAGTCCCCGTCGAAGTGAGCAATCAGCCATCCGGCCAACAAAACGGCTACCGCCGTCAGGATGCGACCGAAATTGAAGCTGACCCCGGCGCCGGTGGAACGGGCCGCGGTGGGAAAAAGCTCGGGCAGGAACAGCGGCAACCATCCGAAGTAGACCCCGGAGAAGAATCCCAGGACCGAAGCCCAAATCAGAAAAGTATCATCGGTGGGAGTCAGCAGCCAGAACATGTACTGGCTGGAAAATAGAGCTCCCAGACTCATCAGCAAATAGGTGCGATGCCGGCCCACCAGGCTGGCGATGACGCCCCCCAGGAGGCTTCCGATCGTCCCTGTCAGCGATCGGCAAAACTGAACCCAGGCTTTCAGGTGAGGGTCGGGCGGATCGGCGGCGGCGCCGGCCTCGCCGGCCCAGGGGATCATCCAGTTGGAGGCGCCCCACCCCCCCAGCAACGGAACGGTCCCCAATGCGATACCGATCAGGGTCAACCGTCGCAGAGGCGGCCGGAAGACCTCGGCGGTGGCTTTGGACGGCTTTCCCGGGTCGGGCAGCGGAGCCCGTCGTTGCGCCAACCAGCGGGGCGACTCCGGAACCGCGGCCAGAACGAACAGCCCCAAGACGACGGGCGCCGCCCCCACCACCATCACCCAGCGCCAGGTGTCCGGGGTGATTTCAACTCCCGTGGCGGTCCAGGCCATCAGGAGCAGGCCCACGTTGGCCGCCGTCCCCATGATGCCCGCCAGGATCGGTCGTGAGAGATCGGACCAGGCCTCCGAGACAATGGCCACGCCATTGGGCCACATGCCCCCGATGCCCAGGCAGGTCAAAAACCGTATGACCAGCAACTCGAAGGGACTTTGAGCCCACCATGCCAAGCCGGAAAAAATGGAGAGGCACAGAATGCTCCACCCCATGGCCCTGACACGGCCGAACCGGTCTCCCAACCGGCCAAAGAGCCAGCCCCCCGCGGCGGCGCCGAAGAGAAAGGCGCACACATACCAGGCGAACCACTTTCCAACCAGCGCCTCGTTGGTCGACTGAAGCAGGTCGATGGCCGCCGAACGCATGGCCAGGGCGGTGATGGACATCTGCACCCCGGCGAACATCCAGCCCAGAAAGGCCGTCACCACGATCAGGTAGCGGCCGCCCGCGGATAGCGGTTGGGGAGAGGAACCCGACAGTCCCGCTGCTGAAGCATCCGGCATGGTTGTCACCTTATTCCCTCGATTGTAGAGATTGGCTAAAACTTGACTCCCCGCCATTCGTCCTTGGCGGCGGTCACGTCCACCACGTTGCCGTCGGGGTCTTCGATCTTGAAGGCGCGATCGGGCAGCCGGCGGCGGTCCAGATCGATGCGCTCCTTGACGGTCTTGGAGGCCTCGGCGCCCCATTGGCGGCAACGCTGCCAGGCGGCCTCCAGGTCTTCCACCATGACGCCGAAGTGCATATACTCGTCGCCTTCCTCGATGCGGGGTCGATCGCAGTCGGCGGGCTGTTGGATCAGGGTGATGTTGGTGACGCCGTCGGTCAGGTCCATGCCCAGGCGGCTGGGCCTATAGCCGATAAACTGCCACCCGAAGACACTCTCGTAGAAGCGACGGGATTCCTCCATGTCGCGGCAGCGGAGAGCCAGATGACGTATTCGAGCCATAATGTGCCTCCAGAATCGGTTTCTTCGTGGGTATCTCTTGTCCCCAGCCTGTCGATCTTCGACTGAGGCGCGGTCGCGCTATATCAGCTCTTCGATCGGCCGGCCGGTGGTGTCGTCGAAGGAGTTGGCGATCTTGACGGGCCGGCCCACCGGGGTCATGTATTCCTTGGTCCAGTCGATGCCCATGGCCTTGTAGATGGTGGCGAAGACGTCTCCCACGGAGATGGGACGCTCGGCCACGTATCCACCCCTCTCGTCGCTGGCTCCGATGACCTGCCCCCCCTGCAATCCCCCTCCGCCCAGGACCATGGACCAGCAGAAGGGCCAGTGGTCGCGGCCGTTGATGGGGTTGATCTCAGGCGTGCGGCCGAACTCGCCCATGGCCATCACGATGGTGGATTCCAACAGCCCGCGCTGCTCCAGGTCCACCAGAAGAGCCGTCAGGGTCTGGTCCAGAGTGGGGCACAGCAGGGCCCGCAGCTTCTTGTCGTTCTCTCCTCCCGATCCCCGGCCGTGGGTGTCCCAGCCGCTGTCCAGGTTGTAGCCGGCCGCGGTGACGAAGCGGGAGCCGGCTTCCACCAGGCGCCGGGCCAGCAGGGCGCTCTGACCGAATCCGTAGCGGCCGTAGGCGTCCTTGGTCGTCTCCGACTCCTGAGAGAGATCGAAGGCCCTCTTCATGGCCGGAGACAGGATCATCTCCATGGCCTTGTCCCGAAAGGTCTCCCGCGCCGCCGCTTCCGTCAGGACTTCCTTGCGGCGGTAGAGGCCGTCCACCACTTGCAGAAAGCCGCGGCGATCCTCGATCCGCTTCTCGGTGATGGATTTGGGAAGGGTGAGGTCCTTGAGCTTGAAGTCCTTCTTGCTGGGATCGGGGACCACCAGAGGATTGTAGGCGGCTCCCAGGGAAGACGCTCCATAGTAGCTCTGGGTGAGGTGGGGCGCGCCCAGCACGTAGGGAGGAATGTCGTTGCGAGGCCCCAGCTCCCTGGCAATGATGGACCCCACGCTGGCAAACTCCATGGCCGGGGCCGGGCGGTGACCGCTGGTGATGTACTCCCGGCCCAGGGGATGGTCCACTTCCTCGTGGGTCATGGAGCGAATGATGGACAGCTTGTCCATGTGGCGGGCCATCCGAGGCAGGATCTCGGAAACCTGGATTCCGGGCACGTTGGTGCCGATGGGCCGGAAACCGCTGCTGGGTTTCGGATCCCAGGTGTCGACCTGGCTGGGCCCCCCTTCCAGCAGGAGCAGGATACAGGCCTGGGCCTTGGCCGGGGAGGCCTTGACACCCGAAGCAGCCATCAGGCCCTTCATTTCGAGATACTGGCCCAGGTGGATCCCCACCAGGCTCAGAGACCCCACCCGCAGAAAGTGCCGGCGAGCCAGGCTCTCGCAAAAACTGTCGCATCCCCATCGGTTCATGACCGGGACTCTCCTTATGAGTTCAGTGGTTGTTCAGGAACTGCTCCGAGTTCACCACGGCCCACAGCAGATCTTCCACCGCCTCTCGCCGTGAATCCTGCCGCCGGATCATGTCTTTCAGCGCGGCCTGCTCGGCTTCCGTGGGGAAGCGGCACAGGGCGGCCAGGTACAGCTCTTCAAAAATGGCCTCATCGGAGGCTTTATGCTGCAGCAGGCGGTCCACCCGTCCTCCCTTCCGGGAGAGCTTGGCGGTGAAGGTCGGACCCGCCAACTGGTGCAGGGCCTGCAGCAGGCTGGGCTTCATGTCGCGTTCGGGAATAAAGCTCAGGTCGGGCTTCCCGTAGACGTTGAAGAAGTTTCCGTCTTCTCCCTTCACGCCGCTCACGTGGGAGATGGCCCTCAAGAGCACCTCGGTGTCCAGGGGGCGTGGAAGCGCCCTGGAATAGTTGACCCGGTCGTAGCGGTTGGTGGGGTTGGGATCTCCCGAAAGCTGATAGGTCCTGGACTCCACCATGAGACGAATCAGGGAACGCAGATCGTAGCCGCTCCTGACAAAGTAGCGGGCCAGGGCTTCCAGCAGCCTGGGATGGGTAGCCAGGTTGTTGGATCGAAAGTCGTCCACCGGATCCACGATCCCTCTTCCGAAAAAGTAGCCCCACATGCGGTTGGCCATGGCCGGGGCGAAGTAGGGGTTTTCAGGAGAGGTCATCCACTCGGCCAGCGCCAGCCGCCAGTCCTCCCGCCGGTCCTCGGGCACGGGACTCCCGTCCAGGAACCTGGGCTGAACCTCCTGTTTGCTGCGGGGGTGTATGACCTTGGCCCCCTTGCCGAACGTCCCGTAGCCTTCGGGATCGTCCATGATCACGAAGTCCACTTGGGGAAATCCCGGATGGAGGTTGCTCAGTCGCCCGAAGAAGGCGGTCAGACCCCAGAACTGGTCCTGGCTCCAGGTCTCGTAGGGGTGGTCGTGGCACTGGGCGCAGTCCATTCGCCGGCCCAGGAAGACCCGGACCTGCTCCCCCATGGCATTCTGCGGCAGAGGCACGGCCGTGCCTCCCATATCCTCGTAGTGGCGGGAGGGGCCGTCGAAGCCCTGGGCGGCCACCCGCTCCCGGGCGAACTGATCGTAGGGCTTGTTCTCGGCAATGGCCCGGCGAACCCAGTCCTTGTAGACCGGGCTGATCACCCGCAGGAAGTCGTAGAAGCGCCAGGACCAGTGATCCACGAACTCGGGCGACCGGAGCAGCAGGTCGATGAGCCGGCTCCGCTTCTGCGGGTCCGGGTCGGCCAGGAACCGGCGCACGCGATGGACGGGAGGCAGCCTGCCGGTCAGGTCCAGGCAGAGACGCCGCAGAAACTCGGCGTCGGAGGAGAGCGGTGAGGGAACCAGGTGAAATTTGCGGGCCTTGGCGAAGACATGGTCGTCAATGAAGTTGTGGCGGGGAACCTCGGGATAGGCCGCCACCGGCTCCTCGATCACACCCACGGTGGCGCTGGCGCTCTGCCCGCCGGCCAGCACCTGGATGGAGGTCTCGCCCACGCGCCGCCCCGTCAACCGGCCATCGGGTCCCACCGAAACCACTTCCGGGTTGTTGGACAGGTAACGCACCTGGCGGGTGAAATCCTCCCGGGTGCCGTCAGCCCAATGGGCGGTGACCAGCAGTTGCCTCGCCCCTCCCTTCTGCAGCACCACCTGACCGGGCCTGACCGCCACCCGCTCCAGGGCCGTGGATCGAGAGCCATTCCTGGACCCGTAGACCGCGCCCCCGGCGACCCAGTCCCGGATGCGCCCATAGTCGGGGGAGTCTTTGCGGAGCCGTTGGCCGCCCCCGTGGGGCACCGCCAGGCTGGCTTTGAGCAGCAACAGGCTCCGGTCGGGATCCTCCATGCGGATCCGGGGCACCTTCTCGCCGGTCTCGGCCGTGAGGACGTGGAAGGCACCGCCCTCCGCAATCCAGCCGTAATCCTCCCGGGGAGCAGCAGCGTTCTTGGAGAGCTTGAACCCGCCCTGCCCGGTGACGCTGCCGTGGCACTCGGTGCTGTTGCAGCCCCGCTTGGTGAGAATCCTGGCGATTTCGGGGTCGAAACGAAGAGGAGGGCTTATGGTCGAATCCCGCACCTGCACGGCCGCCCGCAGAACCTGACCCGAGGACTGGACGGTCAGCAGCGTCCGGCCGTCGGATCGCGCCTTCACCCGGCCCCGGGCATCGATCTCGGCCAAGGCGGGATCGGCAATAGTGAATCGGCTGCCCTCGGTCAGGTCACGCTCCAGACCGTCGGCATAGGTTCCGATGACCAGAAGCTGCTGGGCGGCGCCCTTGCCCCGCAGTCGCACCTCTTCGGGCAGGAGCCTGACGGACAGCAGGCGGGCGGCGGGGGACGACTCTGCGCCCGTCTTCAGGCCGGCGGACCCAAGAGTCGCCGGCCAGCCCAACAGCCCTATCGACAAGGCGATTGTGCAGAGATCGGACCAGGGGAGAGTTCTCCCCAACCGCCCCGGACTCCTGTTCCCTGTTCTCATCCTGTCCATGCGGTCCTTCAGTTGCCCGGAGAAAGCACTTGGCTGACGGCCGATCCGCCTTCCGCGGGGTGGAGCACCATCATGGGGATTCGGGCCACGGGTATCGATGCTCCCATCTTTCCCTCCCAGATGGGCCGAAAGGGATCCTCCCCGGTCATCTTGCGATAGCGGTTCAGCCGGCCGGGTTGAACCGGACGCAGGTGGAACCGGAGCCACCGGGGAGTGGCCGTTGGGGGCGCGTCCGGACGAACCGCCAGCAGCAGGGTGACCACCTGGTCTTCCGCGGCAAAGACCTCCTTGCGGCCCTGTTCCTGGGGCAGTCCCAGCTCCGGCCCCATATCGGCTCCCGGTAGCACCTCGACCCCCTCGGGGAGGTTGTCCACCGAGACCGCCAGGTCTCCGGCAAACCCCTCCTCCCGGCTGATAATGACGCTCACCTTCTTGGCCTCGCCGGGATAGAGATTGACTCGATCCAGCTCGATCATCCAATCGAGCATTTCCCGGCCCAGAATGTTCAGAACCTCCGCCACCTCGACCTCGCCCACGTGGGGCACCTGGGGACGCACCAGGAGCCGATAGCGGAATCCGGCCCCTCCCTTGCGGCGGGTCACATCCCGAACCCGGATCAGGTAGGATCCGCTCTCCGGGAGGCTGAAGACCATCTTGGACTCTGCCGTCTTCCAGAACCACATGTTCTGGGAGGCCTGCCGCTTGTAAATATTGTTGACCAGTTCCCGGCCTGCCTCGTCGACGACCTCGATGCGCGGATTGAAGTAGGGGTAGTGGCGCTCGGGAGTCTCGATCTCGAAAGCCAGGTCCCCCGCCTCCTCCAATTCGAAACGGAAATGGTCCACGTCGGCGGGAAAGTCGATGGCTCCCTCGACAATGGAGGGAATGGCAACGGTGAGGGCCTGCCTGGCAGCGTCGTTGGGCTCCTGTTCCTGGACAATGGCGGCTGGGTCGGCGGCGGCAGGGCCGGTCGGACTCTCCTCGCCGCTCAGACCCATCAGGTCCCTCAACTGCTTTTCCAATACGGCCAGTGTCGCCTGGCGGGCCGATCCTCCCGATCGAGCCTGCAATCGGACCAGGCGGTCCGGCTCCAGCCTGCGGGTGAAGCCTCGCTCCTGCCATCGGTTCGCGGCCAGCTTGTCAAGGCCCCGGGCCCGGACCAGCGGAGGAAAGTCGGCGGGAGCACCGATCTGCAACTGGTAGGAGGCGCCCGGCTCCCCCTTGACTTCCAGGGTGTAGGAGCCGCCTTTCGCGAAGCGGTGGATCAACCTGGGCTTGTAGGCCGAGATGAACTTGTGGAAGACGGCGGTATTGGCGGCGCCCAGCTTCACCCGGCGCTCGGCATCGAACCAGCTCTGGCCGGGCCCGGAGAGTTCCAGAGAAAACCCCGGAGCCCTCCGTAGGTCCCCCCACAAACGCTGCACGCCTTCCACCACCTCGAAGGCCAACTCCTGGTCCTGATGGGCCTCGAACCGGTAGAAGTCGGCCTGGCCCTCTTCGGCAATCCGCCCGCTGAGGGCCGAGGGAACGGCTATGGACTGAGCTTCCTTCGCAGTCCCATGCTCCTCGGCCGTCTCCTGGAGGGTGGGCATGGGAACCACCCAGAAGATCAGCTCGTTCGAGACGCCCTTGGACGAAATCAGCCTCAAGGCGTGGGGGCCCCTTTTGACTCCCGGGTCGATATTGACGGCCGCCACCACCCGTTGCCCCGGGATGTCCTTGACCTTGCGCCCCTCCTTCATCCTGGCCGAGCCGGGCTCCACCCGGACTACCCGACCCTGGATGGCGTCGGTGTCGGCCCAGAGAGCGTGGGCCCCCTCCAGGTTCCTTCCCAGGATCTCGATCTCCACGCTGCTCCCCGGCTGCCCGCCCAGAGGAAACATGTGGATGGCTTCAGGATCGGTGGGCTGGAGCCCGGCGGCGCCGGATTCAGCCTGCGGAACTCCCGACAGGAGAAGCGCAATAACCGCACAACCCCAATATCCTGCCGCCTTTCGCCGGAATGCCACGGCTTCGCCTCGATGGAACACGGATCTGGCGGAAGTATACCGGAGTGAGCCCCTCGTCTCAATCTTCGAGGATCATCCGGGAAGGGCTGCGAACGGTAAAAGAGATATTCACGACCGAGCAGGAAGAATGACCGCGCAGCAGTTCTCTTCGTCTGGGCATCGCCTGTGCGAGAACCCCGCACAGCATCTATTTCCACGATTTTCGTGAAACGCTCCGGCGCAGGCCGTCGCATCCGCCGGGCGGTCGCGGATTTGGCGTGGGTCGATGAGATCCTGCACGCCCTCCGGGCGTACATTCCGCCATAGCGGGGCCGTCACTGCCAGGAAGGGAGGCTCTGGGGAAGGAGTTGACCTGGAAGGTTCTTGCGAGAACCAGGAGAGGAACTCAGCGATCCACTGAGTCGGGGAAAATCTCCCGTTGAGTTCAGCAGAGTTGATTGCTCGATAGCAAGAGGCTTGGGAACGTTCTGGACGGTCCTAACCT includes the following:
- a CDS encoding DUF1549 and DUF1553 domain-containing protein → MGRTLPWSDLCTIALSIGLLGWPATLGSAGLKTGAESSPAARLLSVRLLPEEVRLRGKGAAQQLLVIGTYADGLERDLTEGSRFTIADPALAEIDARGRVKARSDGRTLLTVQSSGQVLRAAVQVRDSTISPPLRFDPEIARILTKRGCNSTECHGSVTGQGGFKLSKNAAAPREDYGWIAEGGAFHVLTAETGEKVPRIRMEDPDRSLLLLKASLAVPHGGGQRLRKDSPDYGRIRDWVAGGAVYGSRNGSRSTALERVAVRPGQVVLQKGGARQLLVTAHWADGTREDFTRQVRYLSNNPEVVSVGPDGRLTGRRVGETSIQVLAGGQSASATVGVIEEPVAAYPEVPRHNFIDDHVFAKARKFHLVPSPLSSDAEFLRRLCLDLTGRLPPVHRVRRFLADPDPQKRSRLIDLLLRSPEFVDHWSWRFYDFLRVISPVYKDWVRRAIAENKPYDQFARERVAAQGFDGPSRHYEDMGGTAVPLPQNAMGEQVRVFLGRRMDCAQCHDHPYETWSQDQFWGLTAFFGRLSNLHPGFPQVDFVIMDDPEGYGTFGKGAKVIHPRSKQEVQPRFLDGSPVPEDRREDWRLALAEWMTSPENPYFAPAMANRMWGYFFGRGIVDPVDDFRSNNLATHPRLLEALARYFVRSGYDLRSLIRLMVESRTYQLSGDPNPTNRYDRVNYSRALPRPLDTEVLLRAISHVSGVKGEDGNFFNVYGKPDLSFIPERDMKPSLLQALHQLAGPTFTAKLSRKGGRVDRLLQHKASDEAIFEELYLAALCRFPTEAEQAALKDMIRRQDSRREAVEDLLWAVVNSEQFLNNH